The genomic interval AGTGATGCGTCCACTCCGGTCCTCTCGTACTAGGAGCAGCCCCCCTCAATTCTCCAGCGCCCACGGCAGATAGGGACCGAACTGTCTCACGACGTTCTAAACCCAGCTCGCGTACCACTTTAAATGGCGAACAGCCATACCCTTGGGACCTACTTCAGCCCCAGGATGTGATGAGCCGACATCGAGGTGCCAAACACCGCCGTCGATATGAACTCTTGGGCGGTATCAGCCTGTTATCCCCGGAGTACCTTTTATCCGTTGAGCGATGGCCCTTCCATTCAGAACCACCGGATCACTATGACCTGCTTTCGCACCTGCTCGAGCCGTCACTCTCGCAGTCAAGCTAGCTTATGCCATTGCACTAACCTCCTGATGTCCGACCAGGATTAGCTAACCTTCGTGCTCCTCCGTTACTCTTTGGGAGGAGACCGCCCCAGTCAAACTACCCACCAGACACTGTCCGCAACCCGGATCACGGGTCTACGTTAGAACACCAGCCATTAAAGGGTGGTATTTCAAGGATGGCTCCACGCAGACTGGCGTCCACGCTTCAAAGCCTCCCACCTATCCTACACATCAAGGACCAGTGTTCAGTGTCAAGCTATAGTAAAGGTTCACGGGGTCTTTCCGTCTTGCCGCGGGTACACTGCATCTTCACAGCGAGTTCAATTTCACTGAGTCTCGGGTGGAGACAGCCTGGCCATCATTACGCCATTCGTGCAGGTCGGAACTTACCCGACAAGGAATTTCGCTACCTTAGGACCGTTATAGTTACGGCCGCCGTTTACCGGGGCTTCGATCAAGAGCTTCGCGTTGCCGCTAACCCCATCAATTAACCTTCCGGCACCGGGCAGGCGTCACACCGTATACGTCCACTTTCGTGTTTGCACAGTGCTGTGTTTTTAATAAACAGTTGCAGCCAGCTGGTATCTTCGACTGATTTCAGCTCCACCCGCAGGGGCTTCACCTACATATCAGCGTGCCTTCTCCCGAAGTTACGGCACCATTTTGCCTAGTTCCTTCACCCGAGTTCTCTCAAGCGCCTTGGTATTCTCTACCTGACCACCTGTGTCGGTTTGGGGTACGATTTCGTGTTACCTGATGCTTAGAGGCTTTTCCTGGAAGCAGGGCATTTGTTACTTCAGCACCGTAGTGCCTCGTCATCACACCTCAGCGTTAATAAACGACCGGATTTACCTAATCGTTCCGCCTACATGCTTAAACCGGGACAACCGTCGCCCGGCTAACATAGCCTTCTCCGTCCCCCCTTCGCAGTAACACCAAGTACAGGAATATTAACCTGTTTCCCATCGACTACGCCTTTCGGCCTCGCCTTAGGGGTCGACTCACCCTGCCCCGATTAACGTTGGACAGGAACCCTTGGTCTTCCGGCGAGCGGGCTTTTCACCCGCTTTATCGTTACTTATGTCAGCATTCGCACTTCTGATACCTCCAGCATGCCTCACAGCACACCTTCAACGGCTTACAGAACGCTCCCCTACCCAACAACGCATAAGCGTCGCTGCCGCAGCTTCGGTGCATGGTTTAGCCCCGTTACATCTTCCGCGCAGGCCGACTCGACCAGTGAGCTATTACGCTTTCTTTAAATGATGGCTGCTTCTAAGCCAACATCCTGGCTGTCTGTGCCTTCCCACATCGTTTCCCACTTAACCATGACTTTGGGACCTTAGCTGGCGGTCTGGGTTGTTTCCCTCTTCACGACGGACGTTAGCACCCGCCGTGTGTCTCCCGTGATAACATTCTTCGGTATTCGTAGTTTGCATCGGGTTGGTAAGCCGGGATGGCCCCCTAGCCGAAACAGTGCTCTACCCCCGAAGATGAGTTCACGAGGCGCTACCTAAATAGCTTTCGGGGAGAACCAGCTATCTCCCGGTTTGATTGGCCTTTCACCCCCAGCCACAAGTCATCCGCTAATTTTTCAACATTAGTCGGTTCGGTCCTCCAGTTAGTGTTACCCAACCTTCAACCTGCCCATGGCTAGATCACCGGGTTTCGGGTCTATACCCTGCAACTTAACGCCCAGTTAAGACTCGGTTTCCCTTCGGCTCCCCTATACGGTTAACCTTGCTACAGAATATAAGTCGCTGACCCATTATACAAAAGGTACGCAGTCACACCACAAAGGTGCTCCCACTGCTTGTACGTACACGGTTTCAGGTTCTTTTTCACTCCCCTCGCCGGGGTTCTTTTCGCCTTTCCCTCACGGTACTGGTTCACTATCGGTCAGTCAGGAGTATTTAGCCTTGGAGGATGGTCCCCCCATATTCAGACAGGATACCACGTGTCCCGCCCTACTCTTCGAGTTCACAACCTGTGTGCTTTCGTGTACGGGACTGTCACCCTGTACCGTGCGACTTTCCAGACGCTTCCACTAACACACAAGCTGATTCAGACTCTGGGCTGCTCCCCGTTCGCTCGCCGCTACTGGGGGAATCTCGGTTGATTTCTTTTCCTCGGGGTACTTAGATGTTTCAGTTCCCCCGGTTCGCCTCGTTAACCTATGTATTCAGTTAACGATAGTGCAACGAATTGCACTGGGTTTCCCCATTCGGACATCGCCGGGTCAAAGGTTCATATCACCTCGCCGGCGCTTTTCGCAGATTAGCACGTCCTTCATCGCCTCTGACTGCCAGGGCATCCACCGTGTACGCTTAGTCGCTTAACCTCACAACCCGAAGATGTTTCTTTCGATTCATCATCGACTTGCGAAAATTTGAGAGACTCGAACACACATAACATGTGTGTCGTTTCAATTTTCAGCTTGATCCAGATTTTTAAAGAGCAAAACTTCGCAGTGCACCTTTTCAGGTTCACTCTGAAGTTTTCTTGTGTTTGCAGTAAAAGATGGTGGAGCTATGCGGGATCGAACCGCAGACCTCCTGCGTGCAAAGCAGGCGCTCTCCCAGCTGAGCTATAGCCCCATCGTTTATAATCTCTGTACCGCTCATCCTTTAAAAGGAGTTTGGTAGGCCTGAGTGGACTTGAACCACCGACCTCACCCTTATCAGGGGTGCGCTCTAACCACCTGAGCTACAAGCCTGCAGAGATTTTTACTGCTGTTTTTCATCAGACAATCTGTGTGAGCACTACAAAGGCAGGTTCTTTAAGGTAAGGAGGTGATCCAACCGCAGGTTCCCCTACGGTTACCTTGTTACGACTTCACCCCAGTCATGAATCACAAAGTGGTAAGCGCCCTCCCGAAGGTTAAGCTACCTACTTCTTTTGCAACCCACTCCCATGGTGTGACGGGCGGTGTGTACAAGGCCCGGGAACGTATTCACCGTAGCATTCTGATCTACGATTACTAGCGATTCCGACTTCATGGAGTCGAGTTGCAGACTCCAATCCGGACTACGACGCACTTTATGAGGTCCGCTTGCTCTCGCGAGGTCGCTTCTCTTTGTATGCGCCATTGTAGCACGTGTGTAGCCCTACTCGTAAGGGCCATGATGACTTGACGTCATCCCCACCTTCCTCCAGTTTATCACTGGCAGTCTCCTTTGAGTTCCCGGCCTAACCGCTGGCAACAAAGGATAAGGGTTGCGCTCGTTGCGGGACTTAACCCAACATTTCACAACACGAGCTGACGACAGCCATGCAGCACCTGTCTCAGAGTTCCCGAAGGCACCAATCCATCTCTGGAAAGTTCTCTGGATGTCAAGAGTAGGTAAGGTTCTTCGCGTTGCATCGAATTAAACCACATGCTCCACCGCTTGTGCGGGCCCCCGTCAATTCATTTGAGTTTTAACCTTGCGGCCGTACTCCCCAGGCGGTCGACTTAACGCGTTAGCTCCGGAAGCCACGCCTCAAGGGCACAACCTCCAAGTCGACATCGTTTACGGCGTGGACTACCAGGGTATCTAATCCTGTTTGCTCCCCACGCTTTCGCACCTGAGCGTCAGTCTTTGTCCAGGGGGCCGCCTTCGCCACCGGTATTCCTCCAGATCTCTACGCATTTCACCGCTACACCTGGAATTCTACCCCCCTCTACAAGACTCTAGCCTGCCAGTTTCGAATGCAGTTCCCAGGTTGAGCCCGGGGATTTCACATCCGACTTGACAGACCGCCTGCGTGCGCTTTACGCCCAGTAATTCCGATTAACGCTTGCACCCTCCGTATTACCGCGGCTGCTGGCACGGAGTTAGCCGGTGCTTCTTCTGCGGGTAACGTCAATTGCTGAGGTTATTAACCTCAACACCTTCCTCCCCGCTGAAAGTACTTTACAACCCGAAGGCCTTCTTCATACACGCGGCATGGCTGCATCAGGCTTGCGCCCATTGTGCAATATTCCCCACTGCTGCCTCCCGTAGGAGTCTGGACCGTGTCTCAGTTCCAGTGTGGCTGGTCATCCTCTCAGACCAGCTAGGGATCGTCGCCTAGGTGAGCCGTTACCCCACCTACTAGCTAATCCCATCTGGGCACATCTGATGGCAAGAGGCCCGAAGGTCCCCCTCTTTGGTCTTGCGACGTTATGCGGTATTAGCTACCGTTTCCAGTAGTTATCCCCCTCCATCAGGCAGTTTCCCAGACATTACTCACCCGTCCGCCGCTCGTCACCCGGAGAGCAAGCTCTCCTGTGCTACCGCTCGACTTGCATGTGTTAGGCCTGCCGCCAGCGTTCAATCTGAGCCATGATCAAACTCTTCAATTTAAGTTTGATGCTCGTGAATTAAACTTCGTAATGAATTACGTATGTTCACTCAGAGACTTGGTATTCATTTTTCGTCTTGCGACGTTAAGAATCCATGTCACTTTGAGTGCCCACACAGATTGTCTGATAAATTGTTAAAGAGCAGTGCAACGCGGCTTTCGCTCACCGTTGCGAGGTCCCGTATATTACGTTTTCCTCATTCAGAGTCAAGCGATTATTTTTGCTTTTCTCTGCTGGCGTTCATCTCTGAACCCCGCTAACCCGGCGGCCTGTAAGCCGTTGTTCCGTGTCAGTGGAGGCGCATTATAGGGAGTTCTCAGACGTTGACAACCCCTGTTTTAAAAAAAACTTTCAACCGTCTCTTTTTTGCTCAAAACCGTGCTATAGCGCCAGTTTTTCGAGCGTTTCAAAGCCATAACGGCGTAAAACGGGTAAAAGTTGCTCAGTCTCTTTCGTGATGGCCATACAAAACGCGATATTCGCATCGGTAGATTTCGCATCCGGAGCTTCATGCTCCAGCAACCAGACCGTACGACGAGCGATAGCCGCGCCGGAATCCACCAGCCGCGTCCCCTCCGGCAGCACCTCTAATAACTCTTCCTGCAATAGTGGGAAGTGGGTACAGCCCAGCACAACGGTATCCGGGGGTTCGGGCATCCTTAGCCACGGACGAAGAATACGACGCAGCTCGTCGAGTGATACCGACTTGCCATGCAGCTTCGCTTCCGCCATCTCCACCAGCTCAGCCGAACCCAGCATCGCAATCTGACATTCGTTGGCAAAACGGTCGATCAGTTCGCGGGTATAAGGACGCTTTACCGTGCCTCGCGTTGCCAGCAAACCCACAATACCGTTCGCCGTCAGGCGCGCGGCAGGTTTTATAGCAGGAACAACGCCCACAACCGGGAACTGGAATTTTTCACGCAGGGCGGGAAGAGAAACGGTGCTCGCCGTATTACAGGCGATAACTGCCAA from Enterobacter sp. JBIWA008 carries:
- the murI gene encoding glutamate racemase is translated as MATKLQDGNTPCLAATPSNPRPTVLVFDSGVGGLSVYDEIRHLLPDLHYIYAFDNVAFPYGEKSEDFIVERVVEIVTAVQKRYPLALAVIACNTASTVSLPALREKFQFPVVGVVPAIKPAARLTANGIVGLLATRGTVKRPYTRELIDRFANECQIAMLGSAELVEMAEAKLHGKSVSLDELRRILRPWLRMPEPPDTVVLGCTHFPLLQEELLEVLPEGTRLVDSGAAIARRTVWLLEHEAPDAKSTDANIAFCMAITKETEQLLPVLRRYGFETLEKLAL